The genomic region TAACATTATAGCAGTAATTTTCTAGGTTGTTTCTTGCTTCaattctatttttattttgttcatcCTCTTCTTTAAATTTTTCTGCATCATTTACCATACGATCGATATCATCTTTTGATAATCTTCCTTTATCATTTGTAATAGTAATTTGGTTTTGTTTACCAGTACCTTTATCTAATGCTGTTACGTTTAGGATACCATTAGCATCAATATCAAATGTAACTTCGATTTGTGGTACACTTCTTGGTGCTGGTGGGATACCTTCTAATTGAAATTTTCctaataaattattatcttttgTCATGGCTCTTTCTCCTTCATAAACTTGAATTAAAACACCTGGTTGGTTATCGGCATATGTTGTAAAGGtttgattttttttggttGGTATAGTTGTATTTCTTTCAATTAATTTGGTCATGACACCACCTGCTGTTTCTAATCCTAATGACAATGGACAGAcatctaataataataagtCTTTGACAGCTGATGATTGATCACCTGATAAAATAGCTGCTTGTACAGCTGCACCATATGCAACAGCTTCATCTGGATTAATGGCTTTACATGGTTCTTTTCCATTGAAAAAATCTTTGATAAGTTGTTGTATTTTTGGAATTCTTGTTGAACCACCAACTAAAACAATTTCATGTACTTGGCTTTTATCCATTTTTGCATCTTTTAAGACTTTTTCAACAGGTGTTAAAGTATTACGGAATTGATCCATACACAATTCTTCAAATTTAGCTCTAgttatatttacattataaTCAATTCCATCAAATAAAGAATCAACTTCAATAGTTGCTTGTGCGGATGATGACAATACACGTTTAGCTTTTTCACATTGTGTTCTTAATCTTCTTAATGATTTTGAATTTTTGGAAATATCTTTACctccatttttttttttaaaatctTGTACACAAAAGTTTACtaatttattatcaaaatCTTCTCCTCCTAAATGTGTATCTCCTGAAGTAGCTTTAACTTCAAAAATTCCATCTTCAATTGTTAATAAGGAAACATCAAATGTTCCTCCTCCTAAATCGAAAAttagaatatttttttcaccttttccttttttatcTAAACCATATGCTATAGCTGCTGCAGTTGGTTCATTAATAATTCTTAAAACATTCAAACCAGCAATGGCACCTGCATCTTTGGTAGCTTGTCTTTGTGAATCATTGAAATAAGCTGGAACAGTAATAACAGCATTTTTAACTGGTTTTCCTAAGTATGTCTCTGCAActtctttcattttttttaacacCATTGAAGATATTTCTTCAGGATGGAATGTTTTCTTTTCTCCTTGATATGATACTTCAATCATTGGTTTTCCATCAGAACCACTTTTTACAGTAAATGGCCAGTGTTTCATATCACTTTGTACAGTTGGTTCTGAAAATTTTCTTCCTATTAATCTTTTTGCATCAAAAACTGTATTTTCTGGATTCCTGGAGGCTTGGTTTTTAGCAGCATCACCAATTAATCGTTCTGTATCTGTAAAGGCAACATAGGATGGGGTAGTTCTATTACCTTGATCATTAGCTATAATATCCACTACACCATTCCTACATATACCAACACACGAATAGGTGGTACCTAAATCAATACCAATTGCAACCTCTGATTCTTCTGGATTGTTACTTGCTGTATGTACTGTTGTTGTTGcaagtaaaaataaaacaatataatgaatataacTACAAATTTTTGTCTTCATATTTATctattttgttatataaaaaataaaataaaataaaataaaaaagttttatttaaatgaattattctttactatataatgtatatatatatatatatttttttttttttttttctttttgcCTTTAGGCTTGAATTTCACAATAACtaactatatataaataaaaataaaatatataaatatatatattattaaataataaaaaaaaaaaaaaaaaaaaattttttttttttttataaaaaaaattttttatataaaaaaaNNNNNNNNNNNNNNNNNNNNNNNNNNNNNNNNNNNNNNNNNNNNNNNNNNNNNNNNNNNNNNNNNNNNNNNNNNNNNNNNNNNNNNNNNNNNNNNNNNNNataaataaaaaaaaaaaaaaaaattaaaatatttttttttttaataaaaaaaaaaaaaaaaaaaaaaaaattattgtttatttaataaacaaaattttatatataaataaaaaaaatataaaatataaataatattattatatatatatatatatatattaaaaaatatagtaattctttttttttcttttcttttttattttatttgtatttattttatggAAGGgcttaatatttttttacaagaaaaaaatataataatagaaataatattaatatttaaaataaaaacttatatatatatatatatataatattgtaaaaatatatatattatatatatatatatatatatatattgtataaacgtgtatttattaattacataatgtatataaattatttaatatatgattgttacatattttataacataAGTCTCTATCCTCTTAATTTATTaacttatatatttttgtatgtTACTGACGTAGGTGTGGTATACATATTCTCATAAATTActttaaaataattctattttgtttaaacactttat from Plasmodium reichenowi strain SY57 chromosome 8, whole genome shotgun sequence harbors:
- a CDS encoding heat shock protein 70, putative, which gives rise to MKTKICSYIHYIVLFLLATTTVHTASNNPEESEVAIGIDLGTTYSCVGICRNGVVDIIANDQGNRTTPSYVAFTDTERLIGDAAKNQASRNPENTVFDAKRLIGRKFSEPTVQSDMKHWPFTVKSGSDGKPMIEVSYQGEKKTFHPEEISSMVLKKMKEVAETYLGKPVKNAVITVPAYFNDSQRQATKDAGAIAGLNVLRIINEPTAAAIAYGLDKKGKGEKNILIFDLGGGTFDVSLLTIEDGIFEVKATSGDTHLGGEDFDNKLVNFCVQDFKKKNGGKDISKNSKSLRRLRTQCEKAKRVLSSSAQATIEVDSLFDGIDYNVNITRAKFEELCMDQFRNTLTPVEKVLKDAKMDKSQVHEIVLVGGSTRIPKIQQLIKDFFNGKEPCKAINPDEAVAYGAAVQAAILSGDQSSAVKDLLLLDVCPLSLGLETAGGVMTKLIERNTTIPTKKNQTFTTYADNQPGVLIQVYEGERAMTKDNNLLGKFQLEGIPPAPRSVPQIEVTFDIDANGILNVTALDKGTGKQNQITITNDKGRLSKDDIDRMVNDAEKFKEEDEQNKNRIEARNNLENYCYNVKNTLQDENLKTKIPKDDSEKCMKTVKSVLDWLEKNQSAETEEYNQKEKDISSVYNPIMTKIYQGASAQEPQKAEATNLRGHNSENKEAQSNGPTVEEVN